A single genomic interval of Zobellia nedashkovskayae harbors:
- a CDS encoding sulfatase, producing the protein MNIRILALICLGLLFSCKNTTTPPKKENAKQPNILFLAIDDLRPELGVYGSDIAITPNIDALAQDGLRFNNAYCQQAICSPSRASLMTGARPETIQVIENFTYFRDKNPDIVTIPQHFKNNGYEAVYTGKIYHGKYNDPELSWSREPVKMSKTDVKFGFKLPENIKMQKENSAAMVAKYGENALRNGLGKGPSYEFADFPDNAYEDGFNTDLAIATMKDMLQKNPEKPFFLGMGMKKPHLDWIAPKKYWDMYDEADIKLAAQDKAPNDGATMGLHASFELRARAGIPKKGDISPEQAIKLKHAYLACVSYVDAQIGRMLTALEDAGIKDNTIVILWSDHGWHLGDMGIWGKATNYEIATRVPLIIWTPDMAKETRGKSTDALVELVDMYPTLCDLADISKPNTLEGQSFAPLLSNPDQKWKTAVFSQFPTPALREWAANPLSKGMRETSFGPLIEEVEGRIKKQQGEKWDRDLFENRLMGYSMRTKNYRFIVWKDYTDATAEPIFVELYDHNKDPLETVNIAKDNPQLVAELMQQFNKGWKGNRAEISQTGA; encoded by the coding sequence ATGAACATCCGCATCCTCGCTCTTATCTGTTTAGGGCTATTATTTAGCTGTAAGAACACTACAACTCCTCCAAAAAAAGAAAATGCAAAGCAACCCAATATTTTATTTCTAGCTATAGATGACCTTAGGCCAGAGCTTGGTGTATATGGCTCTGATATTGCCATCACTCCAAATATTGATGCGTTGGCCCAAGACGGACTTCGCTTTAATAATGCCTATTGCCAACAAGCCATTTGCAGCCCCTCTAGAGCAAGTTTAATGACAGGTGCCCGACCAGAAACCATACAGGTAATTGAAAATTTTACCTACTTCAGAGATAAAAATCCGGATATCGTAACCATTCCTCAGCATTTCAAAAACAATGGCTATGAGGCGGTATATACCGGAAAAATATATCATGGGAAATATAACGACCCTGAGCTTTCTTGGAGCAGAGAACCGGTTAAGATGAGCAAAACCGATGTTAAATTCGGTTTTAAATTACCGGAAAACATAAAAATGCAAAAAGAAAATAGCGCTGCCATGGTTGCTAAATACGGAGAGAATGCATTAAGAAATGGTCTTGGTAAAGGTCCTTCTTACGAATTTGCCGATTTTCCAGATAACGCCTATGAAGACGGATTCAATACTGATCTGGCCATTGCCACCATGAAAGATATGCTTCAGAAAAATCCTGAAAAGCCTTTCTTCTTAGGTATGGGAATGAAAAAACCACACTTAGATTGGATTGCCCCAAAGAAATATTGGGATATGTACGATGAGGCAGACATAAAACTTGCAGCCCAGGACAAAGCTCCAAATGACGGAGCTACCATGGGATTACACGCTTCCTTTGAATTAAGGGCCAGAGCAGGTATTCCAAAAAAAGGAGATATTTCTCCAGAACAGGCCATAAAACTCAAGCATGCTTATCTAGCTTGTGTTAGTTACGTAGATGCCCAAATTGGCAGAATGCTTACTGCGCTTGAAGATGCGGGGATTAAGGACAATACCATTGTTATTTTGTGGAGTGACCATGGCTGGCATTTAGGTGATATGGGTATTTGGGGAAAAGCGACAAACTATGAAATTGCTACAAGAGTTCCTTTGATAATTTGGACCCCGGATATGGCAAAAGAAACCAGAGGGAAATCTACCGATGCCCTTGTGGAATTAGTAGACATGTATCCTACCTTATGTGATCTTGCGGACATTTCTAAACCCAACACCCTAGAAGGCCAGAGCTTTGCGCCCTTACTTTCCAATCCTGACCAAAAATGGAAAACAGCAGTTTTTTCTCAGTTTCCTACACCAGCACTTCGTGAATGGGCGGCAAATCCACTGTCAAAAGGAATGCGCGAAACTTCTTTTGGACCTTTAATAGAAGAAGTTGAAGGGCGTATAAAAAAACAACAAGGCGAAAAATGGGATCGCGATTTATTTGAAAACCGACTTATGGGCTATTCCATGCGGACTAAAAATTACCGATTTATCGTTTGGAAAGACTATACTGATGCTACTGCAGAACCCATTTTTGTAGAA